One Loxodonta africana isolate mLoxAfr1 chromosome 4, mLoxAfr1.hap2, whole genome shotgun sequence genomic region harbors:
- the LOC135231384 gene encoding olfactory receptor 6C75-like, with the protein MKNNSMQTEFILLGLTDDPELQVVIFLFLYFTYILSVTGNLTIIILTLLDSRLKTPMYFFLQNFSFLEISFTTFCIPRFLVSLVTKDETISYVSCMTQLFFFIFLGVTEFYLLAAMSYDRYVAICKPPHYTTIMSNTVCYKLVFSSWITGFLIIFPPVILGLKLEFCASNVIDHFICDSSPVLQISCSDTHFLELMSFFLAVTTLMVTLMLVIFSYGYIIKTILKFPSAQQRTKAFSTCSSHMIVVSISYGSCIFMYIKPSANDRVTLSKGVAVLNTSVAPLLNPFVYTLRNQQVKQAFKDMVQKVLFTLNK; encoded by the coding sequence ATTCAATGCAGACAGAGTTCATTCTTTTGGGTTTGACAGATGACCCTGAGTTGCAAGTTGTAATTTTcctctttctatattttacatacatACTGAGTGTGACAGGGAACTTAACCATCATCATTCTCACTCTGCTGGATTCCCGCCTTAAGACaccaatgtatttcttcctacaaaatttctcttttttagaaATCTCATTCACAACCTTTTGCATTCCAAGATTCCTGGTGAGCCTTGTGACAAAGGATGAAACTATTTCCTATGTGAGTTGTATGACTCAgttattttttttcatctttttgggGGTAACTGAATTTTACCTCCTGGCTGCCATGTCTTATGATCGCTATGTGGCTATCTGTAAACCCCCTCATTATACCACCATCATGAGTAACACAGTTTGCTACAAACTTGTATTCAGCTCTTGGATAACTGGATTCctgattatctttcccccagtgaTCTTGGGACTCAAGTtggaattctgtgcttccaaTGTCATTGATCATTTTATTTGTGATTCATCTCCCGTCTTGCAGATATCTTGCTCAGATACACATTTCCTAGAACTAATGtcttttttcttggctgtaacgaCATTAATGGTCACTTTGATGTTAGTGATATTTTCCTATGGCTATATCATCAAGACAATTCTCAAATTCCCTTCTGCTCAGCAAAGGACAAAAGCCTTTTCTAcctgttcttcccacatgattgtgGTTTCCATCTCTTACGGCAGCTGTATCTTCATGTACATTAAACCATCAGCAAATGATAGAGTGACTTTAAGCAAAGGAGTAGCTGTGCTCAATACCTCAGTGGCCCCCTTATTAAACCCCTTCGTTTACACTCTAAGAAATCAGCAAGTGAAACAAGCCTTCAAGGACATGGTCCAGAAAGTTTTATTTACtttaaacaaataa